In Vibrio atlanticus, the following proteins share a genomic window:
- a CDS encoding porin family protein: MKIGMVALSLFTAFGMSSYALANENDTAAKELGHFYAGVDIGFYNETELEYRGSKIEDSSDLADLSYNLVGGYEFNTHDVVKLGLEAEYRKIGKVNFAQMMDMEGQAFFVNVKPKFIVKGDVLDLYVSLLAGVGSIDTEIKAFGLSASESEAAYQIGGEFGAIITDNIDVHIGYRSAHIEIESIDVSSKTAYIGARYHF; the protein is encoded by the coding sequence ATGAAAATCGGTATGGTTGCCCTATCACTATTCACCGCTTTTGGCATGAGTTCATACGCGCTTGCTAATGAAAATGACACAGCAGCTAAAGAGCTTGGTCATTTTTATGCAGGTGTAGATATCGGGTTTTATAATGAAACCGAATTAGAATACCGCGGTAGCAAAATTGAAGATTCTTCTGATCTAGCTGACTTGAGTTATAACTTAGTTGGCGGTTATGAGTTCAATACACACGATGTAGTAAAGCTAGGATTAGAAGCGGAGTACCGAAAAATTGGCAAAGTTAACTTTGCTCAAATGATGGATATGGAAGGCCAAGCCTTCTTCGTGAATGTTAAACCTAAATTCATCGTTAAAGGCGACGTCTTGGATTTGTATGTCTCCCTGTTAGCAGGCGTTGGATCTATTGATACGGAAATCAAAGCCTTTGGGCTCTCAGCTTCTGAATCTGAGGCCGCTTACCAAATCGGTGGAGAATTTGGCGCAATAATTACCGATAACATCGACGTTCATATCGGTTACCGCTCTGCACATATTGAAATAGAGTCCATCGATGTTTCATCCAAAACAGCATACATTGGTGCACGATACCATTTCTAA
- a CDS encoding reverse transcriptase domain-containing protein produces MKVITEFNRTFSLDNLNNLYQQHIATSYATGIDNMNHQVFREMKDEQVSIIERKVLEGSYSFTKYKLKLISKGRGKSPREISIPTIRDRLALRALCDFLQIRFKDDINFDLPQNVIRDVKTDMSTGQFDAFIKLDLSNFYPSINHQLLLQRLRRRIRDKVILNVIESSITAPTVPKPHASDRLNEKGVPQGLSTSNVLAAIFLSNLDKRYNTRTDIAYYRYVDDILILCKKSDCELIAEDVIAQFKRLRLKVHDPIKAPDKSSIGVISDEAFTYLGYHFEEQFISARSGSVDKLRESILSIFSGYKHSKLKSQEFLEWRLNLRITGCIFNKKSKGWLFFFSEITDKKLLHELDAFIMMLCKRFEVDIKPRKFTKAFYQVKHKKYDSKYIQNFDLYNHNEMAEILIKYFNKSTEGMSNEDVEIAFKKRVAKQVKELETDLLDFGYKV; encoded by the coding sequence ATGAAAGTAATAACAGAATTCAACCGAACATTTTCGTTGGATAATCTTAATAACTTGTACCAACAACACATCGCTACTTCCTATGCTACTGGTATAGATAACATGAATCATCAAGTCTTTAGAGAGATGAAAGATGAGCAAGTTAGTATTATTGAAAGGAAGGTACTGGAAGGGAGCTACTCGTTTACCAAATACAAGCTAAAACTAATTAGCAAAGGACGTGGAAAGTCACCTCGTGAAATATCTATACCCACAATAAGAGATAGATTGGCTCTAAGAGCGTTATGCGACTTCCTCCAAATCAGGTTTAAAGATGATATCAACTTTGATTTACCTCAAAACGTTATTAGAGACGTTAAGACTGATATGTCTACAGGGCAGTTTGATGCTTTCATCAAACTTGACCTTTCTAATTTTTACCCGTCTATAAATCATCAGCTACTATTACAACGTTTAAGAAGACGCATTAGAGATAAAGTAATACTGAATGTAATAGAAAGCTCGATAACAGCTCCAACTGTACCCAAGCCTCATGCTTCTGACCGTTTAAACGAAAAGGGCGTCCCGCAAGGCTTATCAACCTCCAACGTACTTGCTGCAATTTTCCTTTCAAATCTAGATAAACGTTACAATACTCGAACAGATATTGCTTACTATAGGTATGTCGATGACATTCTAATATTGTGTAAAAAAAGCGATTGTGAATTGATTGCCGAAGATGTGATCGCTCAGTTCAAACGCTTGAGGTTAAAAGTTCATGACCCAATTAAAGCTCCAGATAAGTCTTCAATAGGAGTTATTAGTGATGAAGCCTTTACATATCTTGGTTATCACTTTGAAGAGCAGTTTATATCTGCTCGAAGTGGCTCTGTAGACAAGTTAAGAGAATCCATTCTATCTATCTTCTCAGGTTATAAACATTCGAAATTGAAGAGCCAAGAGTTCTTAGAGTGGCGACTAAACTTGAGAATAACTGGCTGTATTTTCAATAAAAAATCAAAAGGGTGGTTATTCTTTTTCTCAGAAATAACAGATAAAAAGCTATTACACGAACTAGATGCATTTATCATGATGCTGTGTAAGCGATTTGAAGTAGACATTAAACCTAGAAAGTTCACTAAGGCTTTTTATCAAGTAAAACATAAGAAATATGATTCCAAGTATATTCAAAATTTTGACCTTTATAATCACAACGAGATGGCTGAAATCTTGATTAAATACTTTAATAAAAGCACCGAAGGAATGTCTAATGAGGATGTTGAAATTGCTTTTAAGAAACGTGTGGCGAAGCAAGTAAAAGAACTAGAGACAGACCTTCTAGATTTTGGCTACAAAGTCTAA
- the fabA gene encoding bifunctional 3-hydroxydecanoyl-ACP dehydratase/trans-2-decenoyl-ACP isomerase has protein sequence MQNKRDSYTREDLLASSQGELWPEGPQLPAPNMLMMDRITKMSETEGDFGKGLILAELDITPDLWFFDCHFPGDPVMPGCLGLDAMWQLVGFYLGWVGGKGKGRALGVGEVKFTGQILPTAKKVTYEIHMKRVVNRRLVMGLADGRVLVDGKEIYVAKDLKVGLFQDTSAF, from the coding sequence ATGCAAAACAAACGTGATTCTTACACTCGCGAAGATCTTCTAGCATCAAGCCAAGGCGAACTATGGCCTGAAGGTCCTCAACTACCAGCACCGAACATGTTGATGATGGATCGCATCACTAAAATGTCTGAGACTGAAGGTGATTTCGGTAAAGGTTTGATTCTTGCTGAACTGGATATTACTCCTGACCTATGGTTCTTCGACTGTCACTTCCCTGGTGACCCAGTAATGCCTGGTTGTCTAGGACTTGATGCAATGTGGCAGCTTGTTGGCTTCTACCTTGGTTGGGTTGGCGGCAAAGGTAAAGGCCGTGCTTTAGGTGTAGGCGAAGTGAAATTCACTGGTCAAATTTTACCTACTGCGAAAAAAGTGACTTACGAAATCCACATGAAGCGTGTTGTTAACCGTCGCCTAGTTATGGGCCTTGCAGATGGTCGCGTACTTGTTGATGGCAAAGAGATTTATGTTGCTAAAGATTTGAAAGTTGGCCTTTTCCAAGATACGTCAGCATTCTAA
- a CDS encoding type II toxin-antitoxin system Phd/YefM family antitoxin, whose amino-acid sequence MQDELGTSLKRQAIKIIVELHDTKEPALITEHGKPSTYLVDVDEQNRLAILEGIARGERAISESKALSHEEAKNKMSKWLK is encoded by the coding sequence ATGCAAGACGAGCTTGGAACTTCCCTTAAGCGTCAAGCGATCAAAATCATTGTCGAGCTACACGATACAAAAGAGCCCGCATTGATCACCGAGCATGGCAAACCTTCTACGTATCTCGTGGATGTTGACGAGCAAAACCGCTTGGCTATCCTGGAAGGGATCGCACGTGGTGAGCGTGCTATTTCTGAAAGTAAGGCTCTGAGTCATGAAGAAGCTAAAAACAAGATGTCAAAATGGCTGAAGTGA
- the matP gene encoding macrodomain Ter protein MatP: MKYQQLENLECGWKWNYLVKKWKEGESITCHIDSSEADVAVQALLKLEHQPTGVLEWISDNMSPELDNKLKQAIRAKRKRHFNAEQVHTKKKSIDLDYRVWEKLSQRANELGCTLSDAIEYLVSEASRSEQASKTVTNLKEDLSKLLSDDK, from the coding sequence ATGAAATATCAGCAACTTGAAAACTTGGAATGTGGTTGGAAATGGAACTATCTGGTCAAAAAATGGAAAGAAGGCGAGTCGATCACCTGCCATATTGATTCAAGTGAAGCTGACGTTGCTGTACAAGCCTTATTGAAGCTTGAACACCAACCAACAGGTGTTCTTGAGTGGATATCTGACAACATGTCTCCTGAGCTCGATAACAAGCTTAAGCAAGCGATCCGAGCTAAGCGAAAGCGTCACTTTAATGCTGAACAAGTTCACACCAAGAAAAAATCAATCGACCTTGATTATCGTGTATGGGAAAAGCTATCCCAGCGTGCGAACGAGCTAGGTTGTACGCTATCAGATGCTATTGAGTATTTGGTGAGCGAAGCATCTCGCAGTGAACAGGCCAGCAAGACAGTAACCAATCTTAAAGAAGATTTAAGCAAGCTCCTTTCTGACGATAAATAA
- a CDS encoding DUF3466 family protein: protein MTCNKFKLTTVAALVLAATNANAALYKVVEVATPSSIVGASETFGVAIQPAAVAGTESCFTNATIGGVACDSFKLAGETRNSLEAISYREEVPFAMDAVFQYLQEFDDFKNYCNRELRYSTCESWAKTRWEDTWFKERNNLSYVNAKAFIEGGAILDTRNTVINSLYVNDASEVKPLGIKSEGSIRNNAIFTTSPNGPAGSSETRAWKAIKASNGTVYNVGSVSTSETITETSTPDPVFSSKAAIWDGTNTKQIDWTRGGTARQGDYYAQGSMRSIAESDTKFYGVGYNTVDGSGDLQDMNASVFISKSLDLADSTNTWTTKSIEGAKVNSNSSNDYKYSNSVATDINKNLFVIGNSKRNGRVPESGSAGSKMFVVTDASAATPTATYLTGGIFFAGSSGEAKAVNNFNEIVGQVDAETTREVDGSERRHRGFIYPYQATGTDPSRIDLFQNKAWFLDDLTNDGNVAGENNKFRIIDASGINDAGVISATAIKCMIDTNGDGRGNDERAYDTTSHNSYCAGAASNAVEEVVAVKLIPIEGKGKSDIQARSTDTAKVDRKGGSLGWFALTVLGLLGFRRKFK from the coding sequence ATGACTTGTAATAAATTTAAATTAACAACAGTTGCAGCCTTAGTTTTGGCTGCAACTAACGCGAATGCTGCACTGTACAAGGTAGTTGAAGTCGCGACTCCTAGCTCAATTGTCGGAGCTTCTGAAACGTTTGGTGTCGCGATTCAACCAGCGGCGGTTGCCGGAACTGAAAGTTGTTTTACCAACGCTACTATCGGTGGTGTCGCATGCGATAGCTTTAAGCTAGCAGGTGAAACTCGTAATTCGCTTGAAGCCATTAGTTACCGTGAAGAAGTTCCTTTTGCTATGGATGCTGTCTTCCAATATTTACAAGAGTTCGATGACTTCAAAAACTATTGTAACCGTGAACTAAGATATTCCACATGTGAAAGCTGGGCGAAAACTCGCTGGGAAGATACTTGGTTTAAGGAAAGAAACAACCTGAGTTATGTAAATGCAAAGGCATTTATAGAAGGCGGGGCAATACTCGATACTCGCAATACAGTGATCAACTCCCTTTATGTGAACGACGCATCAGAAGTTAAGCCTTTAGGTATCAAATCAGAAGGTAGCATTCGTAATAACGCAATCTTTACAACGTCACCAAATGGGCCTGCAGGATCTTCTGAGACTCGTGCATGGAAAGCTATCAAAGCAAGTAATGGTACTGTTTACAATGTAGGTAGTGTGTCTACTAGTGAAACCATTACGGAGACGTCAACGCCGGATCCTGTATTTAGTTCAAAAGCTGCTATTTGGGATGGTACGAATACCAAGCAAATCGATTGGACTCGTGGTGGAACTGCTAGACAAGGCGATTACTATGCTCAAGGTAGCATGCGTTCAATTGCCGAGTCCGATACCAAGTTTTATGGCGTAGGTTACAACACTGTTGATGGTAGTGGCGATCTACAAGATATGAATGCATCTGTATTCATCAGTAAATCTTTGGACTTAGCTGACAGCACGAATACTTGGACGACCAAATCAATTGAGGGGGCTAAGGTCAACTCTAACTCGTCTAACGATTACAAATACAGTAACTCTGTAGCGACCGATATCAACAAAAACTTGTTTGTTATTGGTAACTCTAAGCGTAATGGTCGAGTACCTGAAAGTGGTAGCGCGGGAAGTAAGATGTTCGTTGTGACTGATGCTTCAGCTGCGACTCCAACAGCGACATACCTAACAGGTGGTATCTTCTTTGCTGGTTCGAGTGGTGAAGCTAAAGCAGTTAACAACTTCAATGAAATTGTTGGTCAAGTTGACGCAGAAACAACGCGTGAAGTTGATGGCAGTGAGCGTAGACACCGCGGCTTTATTTATCCATATCAAGCAACGGGTACTGACCCATCAAGAATTGATCTGTTTCAGAACAAAGCTTGGTTTCTAGATGATCTAACTAACGACGGCAACGTTGCTGGAGAGAACAACAAGTTCCGAATCATTGATGCTTCAGGTATCAACGATGCGGGTGTTATCTCTGCAACAGCTATAAAATGTATGATCGATACAAATGGAGACGGTAGAGGTAACGATGAACGAGCCTACGATACAACGTCTCACAACTCATACTGTGCTGGTGCTGCGTCTAATGCAGTAGAAGAGGTTGTTGCGGTTAAATTGATTCCTATCGAAGGTAAAGGTAAGAGTGATATCCAAGCTCGTAGTACTGATACAGCAAAGGTCGATCGTAAAGGCGGTAGCTTAGGTTGGTTCGCTTTGACTGTACTCGGCTTATTAGGGTTCCGTAGAAAATTTAAATAA
- a CDS encoding zonular occludens toxin domain-containing protein yields MAITIRTGANGSYKSAYTAYFSIYRALKAGKVVVTNIEGMQPLNVIQERFGVEFPTTSKLFRISSRDSAGVHLWTHFFCWCPIGALIVIDECQDIYSKNIGFDMKKVTYKPVEDFITKNDGQDGLLPESYLSFFYSRYTPADMEQLNESETDDRGVAEYDDQGRIIYPHTFNEGFMRHRKYNWDIELLSPDWKQIDTGIKACGEQNFYHKGRDQFFWTKRKPLIWKHDKSVSTPVIPKSKDVNTTTQKIPLDAFLLYKSTGTGIAKQAGAMNTLYRSPKVIAVFLLFISCLGYMANEISNRVFDSTEEVQEAETPQYQDSPTGKDSSKAQESGQGASGVSDGGNSNQTDNNDDVSSISIADILPFDGIQKAFVTGVNFAIKPKKIERHVSIEIVASDGVYSLNQNYLRAYDVTYDVIDDCLLKLNRGQLTKLITCKPHEALSDEPELKRADVNLF; encoded by the coding sequence ATGGCTATCACAATAAGAACCGGAGCAAACGGCTCATACAAGTCCGCATACACGGCCTACTTCTCAATCTATCGAGCTCTCAAGGCGGGTAAGGTTGTCGTGACGAATATCGAGGGCATGCAACCATTAAATGTCATACAGGAGCGTTTTGGTGTTGAGTTCCCTACTACATCAAAACTGTTTCGTATCTCTTCTAGGGACTCGGCAGGTGTTCATTTGTGGACGCACTTTTTCTGTTGGTGCCCTATTGGTGCTTTGATTGTTATCGATGAGTGTCAGGATATCTATTCCAAGAATATTGGTTTTGATATGAAGAAAGTGACCTACAAACCTGTCGAGGACTTCATCACCAAGAACGACGGCCAAGACGGTCTATTACCCGAGTCTTACCTATCCTTTTTTTATTCTCGCTATACGCCTGCTGATATGGAACAGCTAAACGAATCGGAAACTGACGACCGCGGAGTCGCTGAATACGATGACCAGGGGCGCATTATATATCCTCATACTTTCAATGAGGGATTCATGCGTCATAGGAAATATAACTGGGATATTGAATTGCTTTCGCCTGACTGGAAACAGATTGATACGGGCATCAAAGCATGTGGTGAGCAGAACTTTTATCACAAGGGACGTGACCAATTTTTTTGGACTAAACGCAAACCATTAATATGGAAGCACGACAAATCGGTATCGACTCCAGTCATTCCAAAATCCAAAGACGTTAACACCACCACGCAAAAAATACCGTTGGATGCTTTTCTACTTTATAAGTCAACGGGAACAGGCATAGCCAAGCAAGCCGGAGCTATGAATACGCTTTATCGCAGTCCTAAAGTGATTGCAGTGTTTTTACTTTTTATTAGTTGTTTGGGGTACATGGCCAATGAAATATCCAATCGCGTTTTTGATTCTACTGAGGAAGTTCAGGAAGCGGAAACGCCACAATATCAAGATTCCCCTACTGGGAAAGACAGCTCAAAAGCTCAAGAAAGCGGTCAAGGTGCTAGCGGTGTATCTGATGGTGGGAATAGCAATCAAACTGATAACAATGATGATGTTTCGAGTATTTCTATAGCGGATATCTTACCGTTTGACGGTATCCAAAAGGCATTTGTAACGGGTGTTAATTTCGCTATCAAACCAAAGAAAATTGAACGTCATGTCAGTATTGAGATAGTCGCATCCGATGGGGTTTATAGCCTTAATCAGAATTATCTAAGGGCTTACGATGTGACCTACGATGTTATTGACGATTGCCTACTGAAACTAAACAGAGGCCAGTTAACCAAATTGATAACGTGTAAGCCTCACGAGGCTCTGTCAGACGAGCCCGAACTAAAACGAGCTGATGTGAATCTGTTTTAA
- a CDS encoding AAA family ATPase, with the protein MTLVDWRHVTPQYDEYSAQLEQFPDISPFPFSDIQHRFNDALTRFVRLSNLSRVLLVNAPDNSIYRQMIVESLVTALDDHTLPVIKTESLNAVSLFDQVQSKDGQVVATKPGLLARANNGYLIVSANLILANPGSWLLLKSALLGEAVEPISSNPEHLNQSPSLPLTYNIKLIVVGDRAQLGDLDYLDSDIQTGFCLFSEIEQDIKLTEETLTQYLGYLKWLQQRYELPNITQQAVTGILTAGARETEDQSYIPLCPIWHNALLNEALIEADHGEIDGHHIQQAQQHKYNRESYLPERALDDIRDGQVIIETEGEQVGQVNGLTVIDVPGHPVSYGEPARISCVIHFGDGDIADVERKAELGGNLHAKGMMIMQAFVSSALNLEDPLPYAASVVFEQSYCEVDGDSASLAELCSLVSALSEYPINQQIAVTGAVDQFGRVQAVGGLNEKIEGFYHVCKHNGLTGEQGVILPRSNLRHLALKPDLIESIKNKEFHIWSVSNVDEAIPLIMNKPFRDDEQESVLSKIAERIENFERHEHPIGIVGRIKNWFV; encoded by the coding sequence ATGACTCTAGTAGATTGGCGACATGTTACGCCTCAGTACGACGAATATAGCGCTCAATTAGAGCAATTCCCTGACATCTCGCCTTTCCCATTTTCAGACATTCAACATAGATTCAACGATGCGCTAACCCGCTTTGTCCGCTTGTCCAACCTTTCGCGTGTTTTACTTGTCAACGCTCCGGACAATTCGATCTATCGTCAAATGATTGTTGAATCTTTAGTAACTGCTCTAGATGATCACACGTTACCAGTAATAAAAACTGAGTCTTTAAATGCTGTCTCTCTGTTTGACCAAGTTCAATCAAAAGACGGCCAAGTCGTTGCGACAAAGCCTGGCTTACTGGCTAGAGCGAACAATGGTTATCTGATTGTTTCAGCCAACTTGATTCTAGCAAACCCGGGAAGCTGGTTACTGCTTAAATCTGCACTTCTTGGTGAGGCCGTAGAACCCATCAGTAGCAACCCTGAACACTTAAACCAATCTCCATCTTTACCGCTTACCTACAATATTAAGTTGATTGTGGTTGGAGACCGAGCTCAACTCGGCGATCTTGATTACCTAGACAGTGATATTCAAACCGGTTTCTGCCTATTCAGTGAAATTGAACAAGACATAAAGCTAACAGAAGAGACGTTGACTCAATATCTTGGTTACCTTAAATGGCTCCAACAACGTTATGAACTGCCAAACATCACGCAACAGGCGGTGACAGGCATTCTTACTGCTGGAGCAAGAGAAACTGAAGACCAAAGCTATATACCGTTGTGCCCGATTTGGCACAATGCGTTATTGAACGAAGCTTTGATTGAAGCCGACCATGGTGAGATTGATGGTCACCATATTCAGCAAGCACAACAACACAAATACAACCGCGAATCGTACTTACCTGAACGTGCTCTTGATGATATTCGAGATGGCCAAGTTATTATCGAAACCGAGGGTGAACAAGTTGGACAAGTTAATGGTCTGACGGTTATCGATGTACCAGGACACCCAGTATCGTATGGTGAACCAGCCCGAATTTCATGTGTTATCCACTTTGGTGATGGTGATATTGCCGACGTTGAACGCAAAGCGGAACTCGGTGGTAACCTTCACGCCAAAGGTATGATGATCATGCAAGCATTTGTAAGCAGCGCGTTGAACCTTGAAGATCCGTTGCCCTATGCGGCTTCTGTTGTGTTTGAGCAATCATACTGCGAAGTTGATGGCGACAGTGCTTCTCTTGCTGAGCTTTGCTCTTTGGTCAGTGCTTTGTCGGAATACCCTATCAATCAACAAATAGCGGTAACTGGTGCTGTCGACCAATTCGGTCGTGTACAAGCAGTTGGTGGGCTAAACGAGAAAATCGAAGGCTTCTATCATGTGTGTAAACACAACGGGTTAACTGGCGAACAAGGTGTGATCCTTCCAAGATCTAACTTAAGACACCTTGCTCTGAAGCCAGACCTAATTGAAAGCATCAAAAACAAAGAATTCCATATTTGGTCTGTCTCTAATGTAGATGAAGCTATTCCTCTTATTATGAACAAACCATTTAGAGACGATGAACAAGAAAGCGTTCTGAGCAAAATTGCGGAACGTATTGAAAACTTTGAAAGACATGAGCACCCTATTGGAATTGTTGGACGCATTAAAAACTGGTTTGTCTAG
- a CDS encoding DUF2971 domain-containing protein, which translates to MLPKLYKFRSLHDRNIQSISECSLWFDSAKTFNNPFESHHLFNKELQNDFKVMCFSQSNDHPILWSQYGDNFKGMCIEYDLNCYHGEADLNCFEVQYADNPSMLSSPSLVDLKASKLAASVLGIKHSNWRYEKEYRWVLPNEEIIGNKLYLNKECISSVILSEHAPADRKLKVLMTCQHLGIPVKHAVAKQDSCTFGTFG; encoded by the coding sequence ATGTTGCCTAAACTTTATAAGTTCAGATCTCTTCACGATAGAAACATACAATCGATATCCGAGTGTTCGTTGTGGTTTGATTCCGCTAAGACCTTTAATAACCCTTTTGAATCTCATCACCTGTTCAACAAAGAACTTCAGAATGACTTCAAGGTTATGTGCTTCTCTCAATCGAATGACCATCCCATACTTTGGTCTCAGTATGGCGATAACTTTAAAGGTATGTGTATTGAGTATGATCTTAACTGTTATCACGGTGAGGCAGATCTCAATTGCTTTGAAGTTCAGTATGCTGACAACCCAAGCATGCTTAGTTCTCCTTCGCTAGTTGACTTAAAAGCATCGAAATTAGCCGCGAGCGTACTTGGAATCAAACATTCAAACTGGCGTTACGAAAAAGAATATCGCTGGGTACTGCCCAATGAAGAGATTATTGGCAACAAGCTGTATCTGAATAAAGAGTGTATAAGCTCTGTGATTCTCTCAGAACATGCTCCTGCCGATAGAAAACTAAAGGTACTAATGACTTGCCAACACCTCGGCATCCCCGTTAAACACGCTGTCGCTAAACAAGATTCGTGTACATTTGGCACCTTCGGTTAA
- a CDS encoding phage protein, with protein sequence MKCREMSKNYIFRELECQMTKEEVAELCFKTVRTVTGWDEGKPIPPECKRLMRMAKGRELSISEDWIQFKMLYDSMELPTGQVVRPQQILAGIALLGIQSELEIKTSTHLLGLARAIANIKK encoded by the coding sequence GTGAAGTGCCGCGAAATGAGTAAGAATTACATTTTTCGAGAGTTAGAGTGCCAAATGACCAAGGAAGAGGTCGCGGAACTGTGTTTTAAAACTGTGAGGACGGTCACGGGGTGGGACGAAGGAAAACCAATACCGCCTGAGTGCAAAAGGCTAATGAGAATGGCAAAAGGTCGAGAGCTAAGCATTAGCGAAGACTGGATACAGTTCAAAATGTTATACGACAGTATGGAGTTGCCGACAGGCCAAGTGGTGAGGCCACAACAAATCTTAGCAGGGATAGCGCTTTTGGGGATTCAGTCTGAATTGGAGATTAAAACTTCAACGCATCTGCTTGGTCTTGCTAGGGCTATTGCAAATATAAAGAAATAA
- a CDS encoding antitoxin MazE-like protein: MSRNKKYEDKMKAKGFKKVTLWIPQDRESDVKQATSIMCDHENLTVGVLKDIHTGRMVSMH, translated from the coding sequence ATGAGTAGAAATAAAAAATACGAAGATAAAATGAAAGCTAAAGGGTTTAAAAAAGTGACTCTTTGGATTCCTCAAGATAGAGAGTCTGACGTTAAGCAAGCAACATCTATCATGTGTGATCATGAAAACCTGACGGTTGGTGTTCTTAAAGATATTCATACTGGGCGTATGGTTTCAATGCACTAA
- a CDS encoding SLATT domain-containing protein translates to MSFKDTVWWTRKARIQAAKRLQSNDFASQLILLWYSSFTVCMSIYELKKPTDSGDFAIVMVILSVLILCASLYISNRNFKERAVSLKNCYEHLSELEGTLRNPSCNLIQANSDYKTILGSSENHEDIDFKSALINEWLNTSKKDMGTLTRVPTIPNVIEVIAFTFGKYLILTAFVGLPFLTLLVR, encoded by the coding sequence ATGTCTTTTAAAGACACAGTATGGTGGACTAGAAAGGCAAGAATCCAAGCTGCCAAGCGACTCCAATCTAATGACTTTGCTTCACAATTAATTCTGCTCTGGTACTCATCTTTCACGGTTTGCATGTCAATTTATGAACTAAAAAAACCTACAGACAGTGGTGATTTCGCAATTGTCATGGTTATCCTCTCCGTTCTAATATTATGTGCATCTCTTTATATAAGTAACCGGAATTTTAAAGAGCGAGCAGTTTCATTAAAAAATTGCTATGAGCATTTAAGTGAACTGGAGGGTACTCTTCGTAACCCTAGTTGCAACCTAATCCAAGCTAACTCTGACTATAAAACAATTTTAGGTAGTTCAGAAAACCATGAAGATATAGATTTTAAAAGTGCTTTGATCAATGAGTGGCTAAATACCTCTAAAAAAGATATGGGCACACTAACAAGAGTTCCAACTATACCTAATGTAATTGAAGTAATAGCTTTTACTTTTGGAAAATACTTAATCCTTACAGCCTTTGTAGGTCTGCCATTTTTGACTCTTTTAGTCAGGTAA
- the rmf gene encoding ribosome modulation factor, which yields MKRQKRDRLERAQSQGYKAGINGRSQEACPYSQMDSRSYWLGGWRDAKGDKQSGLYK from the coding sequence ATGAAGAGACAAAAGCGTGATCGACTAGAACGAGCACAATCTCAAGGCTACAAAGCTGGTATAAACGGTAGGTCACAAGAAGCTTGCCCATATAGCCAAATGGATTCTCGGTCTTATTGGTTAGGTGGTTGGCGTGACGCCAAAGGTGATAAGCAATCAGGTCTCTATAAATAG
- a CDS encoding DUF3634 family protein — MMYVILIGAALVFWLVAVDRPVLKIKFNDGAIEQVKGHLPPSFKHNLQEIGHNNTFKGELKVYAKRSGYNLKFTKDVPKNVQQRIRNVFPHNGFKSKGSKKA, encoded by the coding sequence ATGATGTATGTAATCTTAATCGGTGCAGCGTTGGTTTTTTGGTTAGTCGCGGTTGATAGGCCGGTATTGAAAATCAAATTTAACGATGGGGCGATCGAACAAGTTAAAGGTCATCTTCCACCCAGCTTTAAGCACAACCTTCAAGAGATTGGCCACAACAACACTTTTAAAGGTGAATTAAAAGTGTACGCGAAGCGTTCTGGTTATAATCTCAAGTTCACAAAGGATGTACCTAAGAACGTGCAACAACGTATTCGTAATGTATTCCCGCATAACGGCTTCAAATCTAAAGGCTCAAAGAAGGCGTAA